The Arachis ipaensis cultivar K30076 chromosome B07, Araip1.1, whole genome shotgun sequence genome includes a window with the following:
- the LOC110265126 gene encoding uncharacterized protein LOC110265126: MALDSRLWKNIVICLKAAAPFITVLRLIDSDEKPAIYEPIWKIIDARWESQLHRSLHAATYYLNPHYRYEPNFMVDDVDIKIGLYTCLKNLVPNQEEKKKIGLQLSDFHYARDLFGNETAKSSRKIMLPAEWWDFMEIVHTKRRHRLHKKMNDLVYVMYNLKLKGKQIRKILKLEFGTVHSDDEWITKDVNENIAESIKHSHLPTNDNTNDDLNSNEFIIPSMNSNEFNMGEGGENEFIGDPQQNLIEEEHKHVNDDDSVSRVEPEIERNNVSNKDGEDDNVDAMKDEDIEGFQILIFVLRDDVKYDSFVISSDEDLQVLFHCRWQFSEVRTPDDLSKKSHI; the protein is encoded by the exons ATGGCCTTGGATAGTAGGCTGTGGAAGAATATTGTCATATGCCTCAAGGCTGCTGCTCCTTTCATTACAGTCCTTCGCTTGATAGATTCAGATGAAAAACCAGCCAT ttatgaACCTATATGGAAAATTATTGATGCGAGGTGGGAAAGCCAACTGCATAGGTCATTGCATGCTGCTACATATTATCTTAATCCTCATTATCGCTATGAACCTAATTTCATGGTTGATGATGTTGACATTAAGATTGGTCTATATACTTGTTTGAAAAATTTGGTTCCAAAccaggaagaaaagaaaaagattggTCTACAACTTTCTGACTTTCATTATGCTAGAGACCTCTTTGGCAATGAAACTGCAAAGAGTAGTAGAAAGATCATGCTACCTGCTGAGTGGTGGGACTTTATGGAGATA GTTCATACAAAGAGAAGACATCGGTTGCATAAAAAAATGAATGACTTAGTTTATGTGAtgtataatttgaaattaaagggCAAGCAaattagaaaaattttgaaacttGAATTTGGAACAGTGCATTCTGATGATGAGTGGATAACTAAAGATGTTAATGAGAATATTGCTGAAAGTATTAAGCATTCTCACCTGCCAACGAATGACAATACTAATGATGATCTAAATAGTAATGAATTTATTAttccaagtatgaatagtaaTGAATTCAACATGGGTGAGGGAGGTGAGAATGAGTTCATTGGGGATCCacaacaaaatttaatagaggaaGAACATAAACATGTGAATGATGATGATTCTGTTAGCCGTGTTGaacctgaaattgaaagaaataaTGTTTCTAATAAAGATGGTGAAGATGATAATGTTGATGCCATGAAAGATGAAGATATTGAAGGATTTCA AATTCTGATTTTCGTTTTGCGGGATGATGTGAAGTACGATTCGTTCGTTATAAGCAGCGACGAAGATTTGCAAGTTTTGTTCCATTGTCGTTGGCAATTCTCGGAGGTGAGGACTCCTGATGATCTTTCTAAAAAGTCTCATATTTAA